A single region of the Triticum dicoccoides isolate Atlit2015 ecotype Zavitan chromosome 2B, WEW_v2.0, whole genome shotgun sequence genome encodes:
- the LOC119360753 gene encoding aspartic proteinase nepenthesin-1-like, with protein sequence MAPLQALSLLLLASLASSAASDYRSTLTHIDSKLGFTKAQLMRRAVHRSRLRAATTLPGYSTTSSRSNTGPRLRSGQAEYLMELAIGTPPVPFVALADTGSDLTWTQCQPCKLCFPQDTPVYDPTTSSSFSPVPCSSATCLSIWSRNCTPTALCRYRYAYGDGAYSAGGLGTETLTFGSSAPGEAPAASAGGVAFGCGTDNGGDSYNSTGTVGLGRGSLSLVAQLGVGKFSYCLTDFFNTSLGSPVLFGSLAELVPSGAAAVQSTPLVQSPQIPSRYYVSLEGISLGDTRLPIPNQTFALRADGTGGMIVDSGTIFTILVESAFRVVANHVAEVLGQPAVNATSLDNPCFPAPAGERQLPAMPDMVLHFAGGADMTLHRDNYMSFDEEDSSFCLNIAGATSTSTSVLGNFQQQNIQMLFDITVGQMSFVPTDCSKL encoded by the coding sequence ATGGCTCCTTTACAAGCTCTGAGCTTGCTCCTACTTGCCTCACTGGCCAGCTCGGCGGCGTCCGACTACCGCTCCACGCTCACCCACATTGACTCCAAACTCGGCTTCACCAAGGCACAGCTGATGCGCCGAGCCGTGCACAGAAGCCGCCTCCGAGCGGCCACGACGCTACCTGGTTATTCCACGACGTCTTCCAGGTCGAACACCGGGCCAAGGCTCCGCTCGGGCCAGGCCGAGTACCTTATGGAGCTCGCCATCGGGACGCCGCCGGTGCCGTTCGTCGCCCTCGCCGACACCGGCAGCGACCTCACATGGACGCAGTGCCAGCCGTGCAAGCTCTGCTTCCCGCAGGACACGCCCGTCTACGACCCGACCACCTCCTCCAGCTTCTCCCCCGTGCCCTGCTCCAGCGCCACGTGCCTGTCCATATGGAGCCGCAACTGCACCCCTACCGCGCTCTGCAGGTACCGCTACGCGTACGGCGACGGCGCCTACTCGGCTGGCGGCCTGGGAACGGAGACGCTCACCTTCGGCTCTAGCGCTCCCGGCGAAGCACCGGCCGCCTCTGCCGGGGGAGTCGCGTTCGGCTGCGGCACAGACAACGGGGGCGACTCGTACAACTCCACCGGGACGGTCGGCCTCGGCCGCGGGAGCCTGTCCCTCGTGGCGCAGCTAGGGGTCGGGAAGTTCAGCTACTGCCTCACCGACTTCTTCAACACCAGTCTAGGCAGCCCGGTCTTGTTCGGCTCCCTCGCAGAGCTGGTCCCAAGCGGCGCCGCCGCCGTGCAGTCGACGCCACTAGTGCAGAGCCCGCAGATTCCGTCACGGTACTACGTCTCCCTCGAGGGCATATCGCTCGGCGACACCCGCCTGCCGATCCCGAACCAAACCTTCGCGCTGCGCGCCGACGGCACCGGCGGGATGATCGTGGACTCCGGCACCATCTTCACGATCCTCGTGGAAAGTGCTTTCAGGGTGGTCGCCAACCACGTGGCCgaggtgctcggccagccggcggtgAACGCCACGAGCCTGGACAACCCCTGCTTCCCGGCTCCTGCCGGTGAGCGGCAGCTCCCGGCCATGCCGGACATGGTGCTGCACTTCGCCGGCGGTGCGGATATGACGCTGCACAGGGACAACTACATGTCCTTCGACGAAGAGGACTCGTCGTTCTGCTTAAACATTGCTGGGGCGACGTCGACTTCGACTTCGGTGCTCGGCAATTTCCAGCAGCAGAATATACAGATGCTGTTTGACATCACCGTCGGGCAAATGTCATTTGTCCCCACCGACTGTAGTAAGCTCTGA